A window of the Lysinibacillus irui genome harbors these coding sequences:
- a CDS encoding ABC-three component system protein, whose amino-acid sequence MVNKIIEKNVEFDATHSWNGFCYQGKVAIIAVIDYIINSIKDTELINQYSLEFEYLEDFSIKKDGKYIQIHQVKSYGIESLSEYKDAIWLLLGKSVYEDYETIEKAYLHAAESIDSKKGIITNNSTLRTVLTSYTKPKSSESLTQMSPSELYNYIFEKDLLDQAFEKFTLYKYSNENLYCTLLEIEGTVKEKIIEYYEFTGKKEQLEQKGLLDKYTESSYVNLLGFIDKHINIRHYNRQNGIENYDKEINLTEIKDILNEEYDKLPKSLYVYYLKDKLIRNFNEYYNSQMQFIRNGYLYLQHETEIEECKNLEEGLNKILGLIKKVYRELGEEEFLLFCHKINPHVKVDFNDSFLYLSELVTSQFMNYPWFQALVDFHENIVKEDFSININNSHYLATTIVHTLPEPNPTDSLFYQRQINANIEATISKIAINILENNKIYKELYKIDYIITGNINKPLKDYIHKTTAMKEYEQPNHNNHILSIKNIDLIDLNECRLRRERNAE is encoded by the coding sequence GTGGTAAATAAAATTATTGAAAAAAATGTTGAATTTGATGCGACACATAGTTGGAATGGTTTTTGCTATCAAGGTAAAGTAGCTATTATTGCCGTAATTGATTACATAATAAATTCAATTAAGGATACTGAATTAATTAATCAATATAGTTTGGAGTTTGAATATTTGGAGGATTTTTCAATAAAGAAGGATGGTAAATATATTCAAATTCATCAAGTTAAATCATATGGAATTGAATCATTGAGTGAATATAAGGATGCTATATGGTTATTACTTGGAAAATCGGTTTATGAAGATTATGAAACAATTGAAAAGGCATATTTACACGCTGCTGAAAGTATTGACTCTAAGAAAGGTATTATTACTAATAATAGCACTCTAAGAACAGTTTTAACGAGCTATACAAAACCAAAAAGTTCAGAGTCTTTAACTCAAATGAGCCCTTCAGAATTATATAATTACATATTTGAAAAAGATTTATTAGATCAAGCATTTGAAAAATTTACTTTGTATAAATATTCTAATGAAAATTTATATTGTACTTTATTAGAAATAGAAGGAACAGTAAAAGAGAAAATTATAGAGTATTATGAATTCACAGGAAAAAAGGAACAACTAGAACAAAAGGGATTGTTAGATAAATATACAGAAAGTTCATATGTAAATCTTTTAGGGTTTATTGATAAACACATAAATATAAGACATTATAATAGGCAAAATGGTATCGAAAATTATGATAAAGAAATAAATTTAACCGAAATCAAGGATATTTTAAATGAAGAATATGATAAACTACCAAAATCACTTTATGTGTATTATTTGAAAGATAAACTAATTCGAAACTTTAATGAATATTATAATAGTCAAATGCAGTTTATTCGAAATGGATATTTGTATTTACAACATGAAACTGAAATTGAAGAATGTAAGAATCTGGAAGAAGGACTTAATAAAATTTTAGGTCTAATTAAAAAAGTTTATAGAGAATTAGGCGAAGAAGAATTCTTGTTATTTTGTCATAAAATAAATCCTCATGTAAAAGTAGATTTTAACGACAGTTTCTTATATCTTAGTGAGCTTGTTACTTCTCAATTTATGAACTATCCATGGTTTCAAGCATTAGTAGATTTTCATGAGAACATAGTAAAAGAAGATTTTTCGATAAACATAAATAATTCACATTATTTAGCTACGACAATAGTCCACACATTGCCAGAGCCTAATCCTACAGATTCTTTATTTTATCAACGGCAAATAAATGCTAATATCGAGGCTACAATAAGCAAAATAGCAATAAATATCTTGGAAAATAATAAAATTTATAAAGAGCTTTATAAAATTGATTATATTATTACTGGAAATATAAATAAGCCATTGAAAGATTATATACATAAAACAACAGCAATGAAAGAATATGAACAACCTAACCATAATAATCATATTTTATCAATAAAAAATATAGATCTAATAGATCTAAATGAATGTCGTTTAAGGAGAGAGAGAAATGCTGAATGA
- the radC gene encoding RadC family protein has product MTTISENTFKSLIATTLREKEDGYILSEIFTRYPSIQELLDVTEVELLNIKGIGKVKAQQIIAALQLARMNPVTTEQRFKIRSPQDAYTYLQDLQHLQQEHFVVLGLNTKNEIMFRKTIFVGSLNASICHPREIMKELIKRSCACAILSHNHPSGDTTPSPEDIQVTERLVGAGNIIGITIIDHVIIGSNKYLSMKEKGYF; this is encoded by the coding sequence ATGACTACAATCAGTGAAAACACATTCAAATCATTAATCGCTACGACATTACGTGAGAAGGAAGATGGTTATATTCTATCGGAAATCTTCACACGCTATCCATCTATTCAAGAACTATTGGATGTGACGGAGGTAGAACTATTAAACATCAAGGGTATTGGTAAAGTAAAGGCACAACAAATCATCGCAGCACTTCAATTAGCACGCATGAATCCAGTGACAACTGAACAACGTTTCAAAATCCGCAGTCCACAAGATGCATATACCTATCTCCAAGATTTACAACATCTACAACAGGAGCACTTTGTTGTACTGGGGTTAAATACAAAAAACGAGATAATGTTCCGTAAAACAATCTTTGTAGGTTCTTTAAATGCATCTATCTGTCATCCACGCGAAATCATGAAAGAGTTGATTAAACGCTCTTGTGCCTGTGCAATCCTATCACATAATCATCCTTCTGGAGACACGACACCATCCCCAGAGGATATCCAAGTAACTGAGCGATTAGTTGGTGCTGGCAACATCATCGGTATTACAATCATCGACCATGTGATTATTGGCTCAAACAAGTATCTGTCGATGAAAGAAAAAGGATACTTCTAA
- a CDS encoding helix-turn-helix domain-containing protein: MNTESKYSIEDIVNKTILKTLHSINFEIHPKEWMTLKEAAAYSGVSYNTFIKFRTMGLKVTEIDGVKRVSKKEVDRFMESYSF, encoded by the coding sequence ATGAATACAGAAAGCAAATATTCTATCGAAGACATTGTTAATAAAACAATTTTAAAAACGCTTCACTCCATTAACTTTGAAATACATCCTAAAGAATGGATGACTCTTAAAGAGGCTGCTGCATATTCAGGTGTTTCTTATAACACTTTCATCAAATTTAGAACAATGGGATTGAAGGTGACAGAAATAGACGGGGTAAAACGTGTATCAAAGAAAGAAGTAGATCGTTTTATGGAAAGCTATAGCTTTTAA
- a CDS encoding site-specific integrase codes for MTKKKVSPINSYKTKKGETRYWFPVYAGVDPLTGKQKRTRRLGYKTRKEAELALARIKLEIANGTFHQERAETYQEVYDLWITAYEKTVEESTFVKTLSIFKNHILPAMGSYKIEKIHVDVCQKHVDEWSKKLKNFRMVKSYAAKVLDFAMKRGYIQQNPFTLIDMPKSQKKSSPSAEAQENFYTKEQLNTFLTCLEKETNFKAYVFFRLLAFSGMRKGEAFALTWNDINFKANETKITKALSRGKDNRLYVKSTKTGDSRSVSMDEKTMGILKEWKKKQKLDYLKLGYNTMQPGQLVFSNETNELMQPTKSRKWLLHVVEKYKLHQITTHGLRHTHCSLLFEAGATLKEVQDRLGHSDAQTTMNIYAHVSQKARDGAIQKFENFLNM; via the coding sequence ATGACAAAGAAGAAAGTATCACCGATTAATAGCTATAAAACTAAAAAAGGTGAAACAAGGTATTGGTTTCCTGTTTATGCGGGCGTTGATCCATTAACAGGTAAACAAAAACGCACAAGAAGATTAGGTTATAAGACTCGTAAGGAAGCTGAATTAGCTTTAGCTCGAATCAAGCTAGAGATTGCTAATGGGACATTTCATCAAGAAAGAGCTGAAACTTATCAAGAAGTTTATGATTTATGGATAACTGCTTATGAAAAGACGGTTGAGGAAAGTACATTTGTAAAAACGTTAAGTATTTTCAAAAATCACATCTTACCTGCAATGGGCTCATACAAAATAGAAAAAATACACGTGGATGTCTGCCAAAAGCACGTTGATGAATGGTCTAAGAAATTAAAGAACTTCCGTATGGTTAAATCCTATGCAGCAAAGGTACTTGATTTTGCAATGAAGCGCGGTTACATTCAACAGAATCCATTCACATTAATTGACATGCCTAAATCTCAGAAAAAGTCTTCTCCTTCGGCTGAAGCACAAGAAAACTTTTATACAAAAGAGCAGCTCAATACATTTTTAACTTGCTTAGAGAAGGAAACAAATTTTAAAGCATATGTATTCTTCCGATTACTTGCCTTCAGTGGTATGCGTAAAGGAGAAGCATTCGCACTAACGTGGAATGATATTAACTTTAAAGCGAATGAAACAAAAATCACGAAAGCTCTTTCTCGCGGTAAAGATAATCGACTATATGTTAAATCTACAAAGACAGGAGATTCTCGTTCAGTTAGTATGGATGAGAAAACAATGGGGATTTTAAAGGAATGGAAAAAAAAGCAGAAGCTAGATTATTTAAAGCTTGGTTATAACACGATGCAACCTGGACAATTGGTATTTAGCAATGAAACTAATGAGCTAATGCAACCAACGAAATCACGTAAATGGTTATTGCATGTTGTAGAAAAATATAAGTTACACCAAATCACTACACATGGATTACGTCATACGCATTGTTCACTACTCTTTGAAGCGGGTGCTACACTCAAAGAAGTGCAAGATCGATTAGGTCATAGTGACGCCCAAACAACAATGAACATCTACGCTCATGTATCACAAAAAGCGAGAGATGGCGCTATTCAGAAGTTTGAGAACTTCTTAAACATGTGA